The Candidatus Flexicrinis proximus sequence CGATGATCGCGTTGGCGATGTTGCTGTTGGGGCCGACGGCGATTTCATAGGTTCCCGGCTGCAGCGGCAGGTAGCGCGTGACGAAGCCATAGCGCAAACCCGACAGCGCCGGCTTGCCGTCGACGAAGATCGTGACCGGAGCAGTGGCCGACGAGAAGTGAGCGATACGCACACGCGCTTCACCTCGGCGAAATTGGCGGTGCTGTAGTCGGCCTGATCGGTATCGACGACCGTCAGGCGGACATCATCCGCCGCGCCCGACGCTACGACCAGATAATTGTGACCGGCGGCGATTTCGCGCTCGGCATCTTCAGCGTAGACGACGCCGTTGTTGACGCCGGAGATCGAGATGCCGGTGCCTGGGGCAATTTCACCGCTGGCGAAGCCGTCGGCACTGGTGATCGAGCCGGGGAACGCGACGAAATCGAAGCCGCCGCCGCCAACCGAGAAGTTAACCGGTGCACCGGCGCCTTCGATGCCGTTGATGACCGTAGCGCGCGCCTGACCGGTGCTGATACGGGTGTAGTCCTGAGCGATCGTCAGCCCTTGCAGGGCGTCACCGCTGCCGACCGCGGCCAGTGTGGTGAAGCTGCCCGGGGCAAGATCGAGGCTGATGCCGGAAATCTGGGCGGCGGCCGGGTCGCTGGTCGTGCCGATGGCAAATTCATAGCTGCCGGGGGCCAGATCCAGCCAACGGGTCACGCTGCCGTAAGCGAGGCCGGAAATCCGGGCTTCGCCGTTGACAAAAGCCTTCACGGCCGCGGTGCCGGACGAGAAGTGGGCGATACGGACGAATGCCGCGTCGGCCGCAGGTTCTGGGTCTTCGAGCTGGGCGAAAACGCCGACCGAAGTCAACGCCAATGCGACCAGCACCACCAAAAGGGTGAGAAATTTCCGCATGAGGCTACTCCTTGACGTACAAAAGGGGCCGCGATACGCATTTTCCACGATGAAACAATACGTAACCGCGTCGGACTCGTAAAGTATACTGTAGTGTATTCCTAACGCAAACACGTCTTTCAAATTGATTTCCATCGTTCTAACATTAGAGAATGGTGAAACCGATTAGTGAAAGGTAGAGCAATCGCGATGGCGGAAACAGGCGTTCGCATCGGCGGCTCGGATTTTCTGAACGCGGAACCCCCGTCCGGGTTCGGGATCAAGATGTACTACCACGAGGAAAGCGGACGCACCCGCGGGGAAATAGTGTTCGATGCAGCCAAGCAGGGGCCTCCGGGGTGCGCTCACGGCGGCGCAGTGGCCACCGTACTGGATGAGGCGATGGGCGCGGTGGCCTGGTTCAACGGACATTCCGCGCTGGCCGTCAACCTCAACGTCAATTTACGGCACGGCGTCCCCTCGAAACGCCGCTCAGCGTTACCGGCTGGATCGAGAAGGTTGACGGGCGCAAAGTCCATGCCGCCGCCGAGCTGTATCTCCCCGACGGACGGGTCGCCGCCAGCAGCACCGGCCTGTTCATCAGCGTCGAGTTCAGCGGCATGACTCAGGAAAACAATCCTTTCCGCCCACTGAAAGAGCAAGGTTGAGGAGCACCGGAGCCGCGCCAGCACATCCCCTGCGTAACGTAACACGGGTACAACGGGGATACAAAAGAAGCGCTGAGCCGGATGCCGGTCAGCGCTTCTAAATTCAGATTTTACCCGCCGCTGCTCTTAGCGCAGCATCCGCAGCACGGAGAGCACGCGCCCCTGCACCTGACAGCGCGAAGCGTGCACGAAAATCGGATCCATGGTCGGGTGAGCGGGCTGCAAACGCACCATGCCGTCCTTTTCCAGGAAATAATGCTTGAGGGTGGTCTCGCCACGCTC is a genomic window containing:
- a CDS encoding DUF4397 domain-containing protein, giving the protein MRKFLTLLVVLVALALTSVGVFAQLEDPEPAADAAFVRIAHFSSGTAAVKAFVNGEARISGLAYGSVTRWLDLAPGSYEFAIGTTSDPAAAQISGISLDLAPGSFTTLAAVGSGDALQGLTIAQDYTRISTGQARATVINGIEGAGAPVNFSVGGGGFDFVAFPGSITSADGFASGEIAPGTGISISGVNNGVVYAEDAEREIAAGHNYLVVASGAADDVRLTVVDTDQADYSTANFAEVKRVCVSLTSRRPLLRSRSSSTASRRCRVCAMASSRATCRCSREPMKSPSAPTATSPTRSSGRLT
- a CDS encoding PaaI family thioesterase, encoding MAETGVRIGGSDFLNAEPPSGFGIKMYYHEESGRTRGEIVFDAAKQGPPGCAHGGAVATVLDEAMGAVAWFNGHSALAVNLNVNLRHGVPSKRRSALPAGSRRLTGAKSMPPPSCISPTDGSPPAAPACSSASSSAA